In Vibrio hippocampi, a single genomic region encodes these proteins:
- the ushA gene encoding bifunctional UDP-sugar hydrolase/5'-nucleotidase UshA — translation MISQSVRKSLIGLAIISSFSALAQQEPVTEEVKQITVLHTNDHHGRFWNNKYGEYGMAARKTLINQIRAEVESEGGSVLLLSGGDINTGVPESDLQDAEPDFKGMSMIGYDAMALGNHEFDNPLEVLFKQQEWANFPMLSANIYDVKTGKRLFDAYHIFEKQGLRIAVIGLTTEDTAKIGNPEYISGLEFRDPKAEAKQVIADLKANEKPDLIFAVTHMGHYENAQNGVNAPGDVALARYLEEGDLDMIVGGHSQEPVCMEAPNVIKKNFKPGDECKPDQQNGTWIVQAFEWGKYVGRADYEFANGELDLVSYELIPVNLKKKVKVDGKSQRQLIQAEIPADPELLAFLKPYQEQGQEKLNVKIAETNGKLIGDRNVVRFGQTNLGRLIATAHKARAKADFGVMNSGGVRDSIEAGDVTYKDVLTVQPFGNTVTYTDMSGSEVIDYLNVVATKPIDSGAYAQFAGIEMQVDVNGVSNVIIGGKPLDPSKTYRFTVPSFNAAGGDGYPKVTDHAGYVNTGFVDAEVLKEYLESHSPLDVNLYQPSGQIEYKNR, via the coding sequence ATGATTTCACAGAGCGTTCGTAAAAGTTTAATCGGTTTAGCAATAATAAGCTCATTCAGTGCACTCGCTCAGCAAGAGCCTGTGACTGAAGAAGTAAAACAGATCACCGTCTTACATACCAATGATCACCATGGTCGTTTTTGGAACAACAAATATGGTGAGTATGGTATGGCAGCTCGCAAAACGTTGATCAATCAAATCAGAGCTGAGGTAGAGTCCGAGGGCGGCAGTGTATTGCTGTTGTCCGGCGGTGATATTAACACTGGTGTGCCAGAATCAGATTTGCAAGATGCAGAACCAGATTTTAAAGGCATGAGCATGATTGGCTATGACGCAATGGCTCTGGGTAATCATGAATTTGATAATCCACTTGAGGTGCTATTCAAGCAACAAGAATGGGCTAATTTTCCCATGCTGTCCGCTAACATCTACGATGTAAAAACAGGCAAGCGTCTGTTTGATGCCTACCATATTTTTGAAAAACAAGGTCTTCGCATTGCGGTCATCGGCTTAACCACGGAAGATACGGCTAAAATTGGTAATCCAGAGTATATCAGTGGTCTAGAGTTCCGAGATCCAAAAGCAGAAGCTAAGCAAGTGATTGCGGATCTAAAAGCTAACGAAAAGCCGGACCTTATTTTTGCTGTGACGCACATGGGTCACTATGAAAACGCGCAAAATGGTGTGAATGCTCCGGGAGACGTGGCTCTTGCTCGTTACCTTGAGGAGGGAGACTTGGACATGATTGTCGGTGGTCACTCTCAAGAACCAGTTTGTATGGAAGCACCAAATGTCATCAAGAAGAACTTTAAACCGGGTGATGAATGTAAGCCTGATCAGCAGAATGGCACTTGGATTGTTCAAGCATTTGAATGGGGCAAGTATGTAGGGCGTGCAGACTATGAGTTTGCTAATGGTGAGTTGGATTTAGTCAGCTACGAGCTTATCCCTGTTAACTTGAAGAAGAAAGTGAAAGTCGACGGTAAGTCTCAGCGCCAATTGATTCAAGCAGAGATCCCAGCCGATCCAGAGCTGCTCGCATTCCTAAAGCCTTACCAAGAGCAAGGTCAAGAAAAGCTCAATGTTAAGATTGCCGAAACCAATGGCAAACTGATTGGCGATCGAAATGTTGTCCGCTTTGGTCAGACGAACCTTGGTCGTCTTATTGCCACGGCTCACAAAGCTCGCGCTAAAGCAGACTTTGGTGTTATGAATTCAGGGGGCGTACGCGACTCCATCGAAGCCGGTGATGTGACTTATAAAGATGTCCTGACTGTACAACCTTTTGGTAACACGGTGACCTACACCGATATGAGCGGTTCAGAAGTGATTGACTATCTGAATGTGGTTGCCACTAAGCCGATAGACTCGGGTGCGTATGCGCAATTTGCGGGTATCGAAATGCAGGTGGATGTGAATGGCGTCAGCAATGTTATTATTGGCGGTAAACCTTTAGACCCAAGTAAAACCTACCGCTTTACCGTGCCAAGCTTTAATGCTGCTGGTGGAGATGGTTATCCGAAAGTGACTGACCATGCCGGTTATGTGAATACAGGCTTTGTTGACGCAGAGGTATTGAAAGAGTACTTAGAAAGCCACAGCCCACTGGATGTGAATCTCTATCAACCAAGTGGCCAAATAGAGTATAAAAATCGCTAA